A part of Plasmodium coatneyi strain Hackeri chromosome 8, complete sequence genomic DNA contains:
- a CDS encoding FAD synthetase: MASADEDEWKDYWNALKLSEKIEKLHKEHVKESNQLKECSDRTSKDCDKPHQNENKTGSDAKNRDVIKRRMYNYDVINYYKDETILRKKIIELSDDIMTAIYHIYDMFRLCKDNVFLSFNGGKDAVVILHLFRCAYAKYIHDVKGKRKKPKLIYFKDEINEFPEVYQFLNECVYMYDFDITVIKGTWKSSITKFIETFQRQHRISRIDQMKENFVDSCEFFPPIAFINGTRFNDTHSEKLQILNISSRGLPPYLYLNPVFYWTYGAIWTFILYFKFDYCILYNHGYSSIGSVRDTVKNEFLKCNDCYLPAYFLKNWDYERYNRVPPEENQGGNS, translated from the coding sequence ATGGCATCCGCAGACGAGGATGAGTGGAAGGATTACTGGAACGCCCTCAAGTTGTCtgaaaaaatcgaaaaattACATAAGGAACATGTTAAAGAGTCAAACCAATTAAAAGAATGCAGTGATAGGACGTCGAAGGACTGTGATAAGCCGCATCAGAATGAGAACAAAACGGGAAGCGATGCAAAAAACCGTGACGTTATCAAACGTAGGATGTACAATTACGATGTTATTAATTATTATAAAGACGAAACgatattaaggaaaaaaataatcgaaTTATCAGATGATATAATGACAGCAATATATCACATTTACGATATGTTTCGTCTTTGCAAGGATAATGTTTTTCTGTCCTTTAATGGAGGGAAAGATGCCGTCGTaattttacaccttttcaggtgtgcatatgctaaatacatacatgatgtgaaggggaaaagaaaaaaaccaaagttaatttattttaaagaCGAAATAAACGAATTTCCAGAAGTGTACCAATTTTTAAacgaatgtgtatatatgtacgatTTTGACATTACTGTTATTAAGGGGACATGGAAAAGTAGCATTACAAAATTTATAGAAACCTTCCAAAGACAACATCGAATTAGCAGGATAGatcaaatgaaagaaaatttCGTCGATTCTTGTGAATTCTTCCCACCTATAGCATTTATTAATGGCACAAGGTTTAACGATACGCATAGTGAAAAGTTACAAATATTGAATATCAGTTCAAGGGGACTCCCACCATATTTGTATTTAAATCCAGTTTTTTACTGGACCTATGGAGCCATTTggacatttattttatattttaaatttgaTTATTGCATTTTATATAATCACGGCTACTCTTCCATCGGTTCAGTCCGTGATACGGTAAAGAATGAATTCTTAAAATGCAACGATTGCTATTTACCTGCATATTTCTTGAAAAACTGGGACTACGAAAGATACAATAGAGTGCCACCTGAAGAGAACCAAGGCGGAAACTCCTAA